The following proteins are co-located in the Echinicola sp. 20G genome:
- a CDS encoding YceI family protein: protein MMTIYVVILTILQLLTSREEKVVTWNILAESTLEIKGKTNVNSFNCLSKEYKGKDQLRETTEEGTNYWDGAIKVPAEGFDCFNKMMTKDFKETIKANEFPLIEMEFVKMKKSESQSNLLSGEGIVTLANVSKRVNLTCELQELENGVKKLVGSRKFLFSDFGIDPPKKFLGTVRVKNEVEVEFSILISTAE, encoded by the coding sequence ATGATGACTATTTATGTGGTGATTTTGACCATTTTACAGCTTTTGACTTCAAGAGAAGAAAAAGTAGTCACTTGGAATATTTTAGCGGAGAGCACCTTGGAGATCAAAGGAAAAACCAATGTCAATAGTTTTAATTGTTTGTCCAAAGAATATAAAGGGAAGGATCAATTAAGAGAAACAACAGAAGAGGGGACAAACTATTGGGATGGAGCAATTAAAGTTCCTGCAGAGGGTTTTGATTGTTTTAATAAAATGATGACCAAAGATTTTAAGGAAACCATCAAGGCTAATGAATTTCCATTGATTGAAATGGAGTTTGTAAAAATGAAGAAATCAGAAAGTCAAAGCAACCTTTTATCTGGTGAGGGGATAGTGACACTTGCTAATGTCTCAAAAAGAGTAAACTTAACCTGTGAGCTTCAGGAACTGGAAAATGGGGTAAAAAAGCTTGTAGGGAGCAGGAAATTCCTTTTTTCTGATTTTGGAATAGATCCACCAAAGAAATTTTTAGGGACGGTCAGGGTAAAAAACGAGGTGGAAGTAGAATTTTCGATACTGATTAGTACTGCTGAATAA
- a CDS encoding Crp/Fnr family transcriptional regulator: protein MTEKNTPCELCLSRKFSMFSGLSEEHLCNLSDSKNLISHKKGQILFYEGTKPLGVFCISSGIVKTYKTASNGKEQIIRLAQKGDFLGYTSLLGEETYTSSATIVEDAKICFIPKETFLDILSKDNNFHRRLTKSVCQTLGMMENQLTDATQKTIRERLAFTLIKLSESYGVDGGESQKIDLVLTREEIAGLVGTATETVIRLLSEFKKDNLIKFDGKKIIVLDQKGLARLSDFYNN, encoded by the coding sequence ATGACAGAAAAAAATACCCCTTGCGAACTATGTTTAAGCCGGAAATTCTCTATGTTTTCTGGTTTGTCCGAGGAGCATTTATGTAACCTGTCTGACAGTAAAAACCTGATTTCCCATAAAAAAGGACAAATTCTTTTCTATGAAGGGACCAAGCCTTTAGGCGTATTTTGTATTAGTTCAGGGATTGTTAAGACCTATAAAACAGCTTCTAACGGAAAAGAGCAAATCATAAGGTTGGCCCAGAAAGGTGATTTTCTTGGTTATACCTCTCTTTTGGGAGAAGAAACCTATACCAGCTCTGCAACCATTGTGGAAGATGCTAAAATATGCTTTATTCCCAAAGAAACGTTTTTGGATATTTTGTCCAAAGACAACAATTTCCATCGTAGGCTAACCAAATCGGTTTGCCAAACTTTGGGGATGATGGAAAATCAACTCACCGATGCTACCCAAAAGACCATCCGGGAGCGATTGGCTTTTACTTTGATCAAGCTAAGTGAGTCGTATGGAGTGGATGGAGGAGAAAGCCAAAAAATTGACCTTGTACTTACACGAGAGGAGATAGCTGGATTGGTTGGTACAGCCACCGAAACTGTGATCAGGTTGTTGTCAGAATTTAAGAAAGACAACTTGATAAAATTTGATGGGAAGAAAATTATAGTCTTAGATCAAAAGGGCCTTGCAAGGCTTTCAGACTTTTACAATAACTGA
- a CDS encoding YceI family protein yields the protein MNSLKHALLSMLLVLIAFYAKAQESFTLSANQEFKVSGTSTLHDWDMVSEKGATGTMSAKLNGTAIEEIKSLKITLPVSELKSGKSAMDKKAYEAMDTKKNPNIYFELDKVNEITGDKIKATGKLTISGNSKSVSMDVGYKVSGGTVTFEGEAPITFTTFNVDPPTAMFNTIKTGNELKIAFNAQFKSAN from the coding sequence ATGAACTCTCTTAAACACGCTCTATTATCCATGCTCTTGGTTTTGATCGCTTTTTACGCGAAGGCCCAAGAAAGTTTTACATTATCAGCTAACCAAGAATTTAAGGTTTCTGGTACTTCCACACTGCATGATTGGGATATGGTTTCTGAAAAGGGAGCCACAGGAACCATGAGTGCAAAGCTTAATGGTACAGCTATTGAAGAAATAAAATCTTTGAAAATCACACTACCAGTGAGTGAATTGAAAAGTGGCAAGTCTGCTATGGACAAGAAAGCCTATGAAGCAATGGACACCAAAAAGAATCCCAATATCTATTTTGAACTGGATAAAGTAAATGAAATTACCGGTGATAAAATCAAGGCTACTGGTAAATTGACCATTTCTGGAAATAGTAAATCAGTCAGCATGGATGTGGGGTATAAAGTGAGCGGGGGAACAGTGACTTTCGAAGGAGAGGCTCCCATTACTTTTACCACCTTCAATGTGGATCCACCGACAGCCATGTTCAATACAATCAAAACAGGTAATGAGCTTAAAATAGCCTTCAATGCTCAATTTAAATCTGCTAACTAA
- a CDS encoding sigma-70 family RNA polymerase sigma factor has translation MEIYRPLLFTYAYNILGSVEEAEDLVQDVFFKYLKLDHNTIKNEKSYLSRMVINGAINLKKSSKSQKESYPGVWLPEPIDAENSEYEKKEILSYSLMILMEKLEPKQRAVFVLREAFDYSHEEISSTLEISQELSRQLLSRAKKNLKNETNQKELTNNSLIVQNYIDAIHEGNIGSLEKLLKEDILVSSDGGGKASASRKTIIGLTDSIAMFMGLYKKFYKEVHLEFRQVNHQPAIFYYSPEGCLTNCQVFAVDKGLISHVYFIRNPDKLKNLEKKPH, from the coding sequence ATGGAAATTTACAGACCATTACTTTTCACCTATGCCTATAATATTCTTGGATCCGTTGAAGAAGCTGAAGACTTGGTTCAAGATGTATTTTTCAAGTATTTGAAATTAGATCATAACACGATCAAAAATGAAAAATCTTACCTAAGCAGGATGGTCATCAACGGCGCCATAAATCTCAAAAAATCTTCAAAATCTCAAAAGGAGAGCTATCCTGGAGTTTGGCTACCAGAGCCTATAGATGCAGAGAACTCAGAATATGAAAAAAAGGAAATTCTATCCTATTCATTGATGATATTGATGGAAAAGTTAGAGCCCAAACAACGAGCTGTTTTTGTATTAAGAGAAGCTTTTGATTATAGCCATGAAGAGATCAGTTCCACGCTCGAAATTAGCCAAGAACTTTCTAGACAGCTATTAAGTAGGGCCAAAAAAAACTTAAAAAATGAAACCAATCAAAAGGAGCTAACTAATAACTCTTTGATTGTTCAAAACTATATTGATGCTATCCATGAGGGTAACATTGGCAGTTTAGAAAAGCTATTGAAAGAAGATATCCTTGTCAGTTCTGACGGAGGCGGCAAAGCCTCTGCAAGTAGAAAAACCATCATTGGCCTTACTGATTCCATCGCCATGTTTATGGGATTGTATAAAAAATTCTATAAAGAAGTGCATCTCGAGTTTAGACAAGTCAATCACCAACCTGCCATTTTCTACTATTCACCTGAAGGTTGTTTAACCAATTGCCAGGTATTCGCAGTAGATAAGGGGCTAATCAGCCACGTTTACTTTATCCGTAACCCTGATAAACTAAAAAATTTAGAGAAAAAGCCTCATTAA